In a single window of the Lasioglossum baleicum chromosome 10, iyLasBale1, whole genome shotgun sequence genome:
- the LOC143212802 gene encoding uncharacterized protein LOC143212802, with amino-acid sequence MKVNPANVINILMEKYNRNNNEETPTNGKEIELAHIIIDLIDKYREAGYMNFETQQELIFDDLTDEPTSFDVPEDEEDLESASTSKPSSSSSPDESPEELEYGGIDLDYKQKAVDFWKSGRKRRLNFQTVKNKFKKLRRLSDLYRWEEQINKGGCRYDKLKAIAHAILQKFIVARNNKMSVHDIDLRRWATNENLSINLAEFQASSFWLWKFKENYNIVSRKTTKHVTRHHSNHLTDLIAAAEDFVCHVKGYFENYGASNIFNSDQSGFQLELHSGRTLSHKGEKETGALVQSISSTTHSYTIQPTISADGQLLSTLYIVLKEVKGQLGPRVRRSVFTAPNVHIEASTSGKLTKGLFRTWLTEVFLPSAPENSVLLLDSWN; translated from the coding sequence ATGAAGGTCAATCCGGCGAACgttataaacattttgatggAAAAATATAACCGTAATAATAACGAGGAAACACCCACGAATGGGAAGGAAATTGAACTGGCACACATTATTATAGACCTGATTGATAAGTACAGAGAAGCAGGGTACATGAATTTCGAAACGCAACAAGAATTAATATTCGATGATTTAACAGACGAACCGACTTCATTTGATGTTCCCGAAGACGAAgaagatttggaatcagcgtcAACATCGAAACCGTCGTCTTCAAGTTCTCCGGACGAGAGTCCAgaagaattagaatatggaggcATTGATTTAGACTATAAGCAGAAAGCTGTAGATTTTTGGAAGAGTGGAAGAAAAAGACGACTAAACTTCCAAACTGTAAAAAACAAATTCAAGAAATTGAGGAGACTATCAGATTTATACAGATGGgaagaacaaattaataaagGCGGATGTCGATACGATAAACTTAAAGCAATTGCACATGCTATActtcaaaaatttattgtagcaagaaataataaaatgtcgGTACACGACATAGATTTGAGACGGTGGGCAACGAACGaaaatttatcaataaatttaGCAGAATTTCAGGCATCGTCCTTTTGGTTGTGGAAGTTTAAAGAGAACTATAATATAGTATCAAGAAAAACGACGAAACACGTTACCCGCCATCATAGTAACCATTTAACAGATTTGATCGCAGCAGCAGAAGATTTTGTGTGTCATGTGAAAGggtattttgaaaattatggCGCAAGCAATATTTTCAACAGTGATCAAAGTGGGTTCCAGTTGGAATTGCACTCTGGTCGAACACTTTCACACAAAGGTGAAAAAGAAACGGGTGCTCTTGTCCAATCAATATCGTCAACAACTCACAGCTACACTATCCAGCCCACAATTTCAGCTGATGGACAGTTGCTATCAACATTGTACATTGTTTTGAAAGAAGTCAAAGGACAGTTGGGACCTCGTGTACGAAGAAGTGTGTTTACGGCACCCAATGTCCATATTGAAGCTTCCACATCGGGAAAACTAACGAAAGGATTATTTAGAACGTGGTTGACCGAAGTATTTCTCCCATCTGCTCCAGAAAATTCTGTTTTACTTCTTGACTCATGGAATTGA
- the LOC143212570 gene encoding LOW QUALITY PROTEIN: uncharacterized protein LOC143212570 (The sequence of the model RefSeq protein was modified relative to this genomic sequence to represent the inferred CDS: deleted 1 base in 1 codon; substituted 1 base at 1 genomic stop codon), translated as MKVNPANVINILMEKYNRNNNEETPTNGKEIELAHIIIDLIDKYREAGYMNFETQQELIFDDLTDEPTSVDVPENEEDLESASTSKPSSSSSPDESPEELEYGGIDLDYKQKAVDFWKSGRKRRLNFQTVKNKFKKLRRLSNLYRWEEQINKGGCRYDKLKAIAHATLQKFIVARNNKMLQNLRHRPFGLWKFKENYNIVSRKTTKLVTRHHSNHLTDLIAAAEDFVCHVKGYFENDGASNIFNSDQSGFQLELHSGRTLSHKGEKETSALVQSISSTTHSYTIQPTISADGQLLSTLYIVLKEVKGQLGPRVRRSVFTAPNVHIEASTSGKLTKGLFRTWLTEVFLPSAPENSVLLLDSWNXYNDEIIRNALPENKQLEVLTIPKNTTPLIQPLDVYGFRIWKNFARKLSDLAILLNIDINLHARDNIIKLQSLIHNQLSAARYKRLFQYAWFRSGYTIEERPGEFENPVEFCFTKLDSLTCFHCSNVVVLKCSWCKEHLCFSHFILEYHYCQNYVE; from the exons ATGAAGGTCAATCCGGCGAACgttataaacattttgatggAAAAATATAACCGTAATAATAACGAGGAAACACCCACGAATGGGAAGGAAATTGAACTGGCACACATTATTATAGACCTGATTGATAAGTACAGAGAAGCAGGGTACATGAATTTCGAAACGCAACAAGAATTAATATTCGATGATTTAACAGACGAACCGACTTCAGTTGATGTTCCCGAAAACGAAgaagatttggaatcagcgtcAACATCGAAACCGTCGTCTTCAAGTTCTCCGGACGAGAGTCCAgaagaattagaatatggaggcATTGATTTAGACTATAAGCAGAAAGCTGTAGATTTTTGGAAGAGTGGAAGAAAAAGACGACTAAACTTCCAAACTGTAAAAAACAAATTCAAGAAATTGAGGAGACTATCAAATTTATACAGATGGgaagaacaaattaataaagGCGGATGTCGATACGATAAACTTAAAGCAATTGCACATGCTACActtcaaaaatttattgtagcaagaaataataaaatgttg CAGAATTTGAGGCATCGTCCTTTTGGGTTGTGGAAGTTTAAAGAGAACTATAATATAGTATCAAGAAAAACGACGAAACTCGTTACCCGCCATCATAGTAACCATTTAACAGATTTGATCGCAGCAGCAGAAGATTTTGTGTGTCATGTGAAAGGGTATTTTGAAAATGATGGCGCAAGCAATATTTTCAACAGTGATCAAAGTGGGTTCCAGTTGGAATTGCACTCTGGTCGAACACTTTCACACAAAGGTGAAAAAGAAACGAGTGCTCTTGTCCAATCAATATCGTCAACAACTCACAGCTACACTATCCAGCCCACAATTTCAGCTGATGGACAGTTGCTATCAACATTGTACATTGTTTTGAAAGAAGTCAAAGGACAGTTGGGACCTCGTGTACGAAGAAGTGTGTTTACGGCACCCAATGTCCATATTGAAGCTTCCACATCGGGAAAACTAACGAAAGGATTATTTAGAACGTGGTTGACCGAAGTATTTCTCCCATCTGCTCCAGAAAATTCTGTTTTACTTCTTGACTCATGGAATTGATATAACGACGAGATCATACGTAACGCCCTGCCAGAGAACAAACAATTAGAGGTATTAACGATACCAAAAAATACGACGCCATTAATCCAACCACTTGACGTGTATGGGTTCCGCATTTGGAAGAATTTTGCTCGAAAACTTTCCGATCttgcaatattattaaatattgataTCAATCTACACGCAAGagataatattattaaactacAATCATTAATCCACAACCAATTATCAGCTGCGCGTTATAAACGGTTGTTTCAATATGCTTGGTTCCGCAGTGGATATACA ATAGAAGAACGGCCAGGAGAATTTGAAAATCCTGTAGAGTTTTGCTTTACAAAATTAGATAGTCTAACGTGCTTCCATTGTTCAAATGTAGTTGTACTGAAATGTTCTTGGTGCAAAGAACATTTATGTTTTTCTCATTTTATCCTTGAGTATCATTATTGCCAGAATTATGTAGAATAA